Proteins encoded in a region of the Spiribacter sp. 1M189 genome:
- a CDS encoding OsmC family protein → MKAHIRWLDGMAFEAESGSGHRLTVDGPPDIGGRDLGPRPMELFLQGLGSCSAVDVVHILQRGRHPVAGCEVDVEAERAETPPKVFTAIHLHFRVRGEWLKAAAVARAVQLSAEKYCSASLMLAKACAVTHSHEVVED, encoded by the coding sequence GTGAAAGCGCATATACGCTGGCTGGATGGGATGGCCTTTGAGGCCGAATCGGGGAGTGGTCACCGACTAACGGTGGATGGGCCACCGGATATCGGCGGACGTGATCTAGGGCCGCGGCCCATGGAATTGTTTCTACAAGGCTTGGGGAGCTGCTCGGCGGTGGATGTCGTGCATATCCTCCAGCGTGGCCGGCATCCTGTCGCCGGCTGCGAGGTCGATGTCGAGGCTGAGCGCGCGGAAACCCCGCCGAAGGTGTTCACCGCGATTCATCTGCATTTCCGGGTCCGGGGAGAGTGGCTGAAGGCCGCCGCCGTCGCGCGCGCCGTGCAGCTCTCCGCCGAGAAATACTGCTCGGCTTCCCTCATGCTCGCCAAGGCCTGCGCGGTGACGCACAGTCACGAGGTGGTGGAGGATTGA
- the crp gene encoding cAMP-activated global transcriptional regulator CRP, translated as MSPESVRFFQRPAIIELLRHCRRSRYRARSTVVHQGTYGDRLYLILRGSVSVVEEDENGRELILAYLNPGDFIGEMGLFGDAPTRSAWIRTRTTCELAEVSYERFARLQADHPYILHPVVEQMTRRLRDTSRRFRDLAFEDVRGRVEATLRELATQPDAITHPDGMQLRITRIELGRLVGCSREMVGRVLRDMEADRLISARGRTIVVHEAR; from the coding sequence ATGTCACCCGAGAGCGTTCGATTCTTTCAGCGCCCGGCCATCATCGAACTGCTGCGTCACTGCCGGCGCAGCCGCTACCGTGCCCGCTCAACGGTCGTCCATCAGGGCACGTACGGCGATCGTCTCTATCTCATTCTCCGCGGCTCCGTGAGCGTCGTGGAGGAGGACGAGAACGGCCGCGAGCTGATTCTCGCCTATCTCAACCCCGGGGATTTCATCGGCGAGATGGGACTGTTCGGTGATGCGCCGACGCGCAGCGCCTGGATTCGAACCCGAACCACCTGTGAGCTCGCCGAGGTCAGCTACGAGCGGTTCGCGCGGCTGCAGGCGGACCACCCCTACATCCTGCATCCGGTGGTCGAGCAGATGACGCGACGCCTGCGTGACACCAGCCGGCGATTTCGCGATCTGGCGTTCGAAGATGTTCGCGGGCGTGTTGAGGCCACGCTGCGCGAGCTCGCCACACAGCCCGATGCCATCACGCACCCCGATGGCATGCAGCTCCGGATCACCCGCATCGAACTGGGCCGGCTGGTGGGCTGCTCCCGGGAAATGGTTGGCCGGGTACTGCGCGACATGGAGGCCGACCGGCTGATCTCGGCCCGCGGCCGGACCATCGTCGTCCACGAGGCGCGCTGA
- the trpC gene encoding indole-3-glycerol phosphate synthase TrpC has protein sequence MSGGHDTPDILRRILARKAGVVAERSEQVTLQALATRVEEAPAPRGFRAALEARIARGEAGVIAEIKKASPSKGVLRDPFDPPAIARSYERGGASCLSVLTEADFFLGADEHLQQARAACGCPVVRKDFIFDPYQVYEARVLGADCILLIVAALGDTQLRELHALGESLGMDVLVEVHDELELDRALALEADLVGINNRDLRTFETDIETTVRLADRVPSSVRLVTESGIHTAEAVATMRAGGVHAFLVGEAFMRADSPGDKLAELFG, from the coding sequence ATGAGCGGTGGTCACGATACGCCGGATATCCTTCGTCGCATTCTGGCCCGAAAGGCCGGGGTCGTGGCCGAGCGCAGCGAACAGGTGACGCTGCAGGCCCTCGCCACCCGTGTCGAGGAAGCTCCGGCGCCGCGCGGCTTTCGGGCGGCCCTGGAGGCACGGATCGCTCGAGGGGAGGCCGGCGTCATCGCCGAGATCAAGAAGGCCTCGCCGAGCAAGGGCGTGCTGCGCGATCCCTTCGACCCGCCGGCCATCGCCCGCAGCTATGAGCGTGGCGGTGCCAGCTGCCTGTCAGTACTCACTGAGGCGGATTTCTTCCTCGGCGCCGACGAGCATCTGCAGCAGGCGCGGGCGGCCTGTGGCTGCCCGGTGGTCCGCAAGGACTTCATCTTCGATCCCTACCAGGTCTACGAGGCCCGGGTGCTGGGCGCCGACTGCATCCTGCTCATCGTGGCGGCGCTCGGTGACACGCAGCTGCGTGAACTCCATGCGCTTGGCGAGTCGCTTGGCATGGACGTACTTGTCGAGGTGCATGACGAGCTCGAACTCGATCGCGCCCTCGCCCTCGAGGCGGACCTGGTCGGGATCAACAACCGCGATCTGCGGACCTTCGAGACCGATATCGAGACCACGGTCCGTCTCGCGGATCGGGTGCCCTCATCGGTGCGGCTTGTCACCGAGAGCGGTATCCATACCGCTGAAGCGGTGGCCACCATGCGCGCCGGTGGCGTACATGCCTTCCTCGTGGGTGAGGCGTTCATGCGCGCCGACTCCCCCGGTGACAAGCTCGCCGAGCTGTTTGGCTGA
- the trpD gene encoding anthranilate phosphoribosyltransferase, which yields MEIQAAIRRVMDGGDLGEAEMTAVMRRIMTGEATPAQIGGFLIGLAMKGETVTEIAAAAGVMRELAVHVTVDHAHLVDTCGTGGDARGTFNISTATAFVVAAAGGRVAKHGNRSVSSSSGSADLLQTAGASLDLDAEAVAECIEAVGVGFIFAPQHHLAMRHAIGPRKEMGVRTVFNLLGPLTNPAGAPNQLLGVYDARWVRPIADVLRMLGSERVMVVHSEDGLDEISIAAPTRVAELRDGEVREYRVRPEDFGLASASLEPLRVDSAERSLEIIKAIFDGLPGPAADLVALNAGAAIHVAGLEDHLGDAVKRAGELLASGAVRERFDQFVATSRGLGDSA from the coding sequence ATGGAAATCCAGGCAGCCATACGCCGGGTCATGGACGGGGGCGATCTCGGCGAGGCCGAGATGACCGCGGTCATGAGGCGGATCATGACCGGCGAGGCGACACCGGCGCAGATTGGCGGGTTCCTCATCGGACTTGCCATGAAAGGCGAAACCGTCACCGAAATCGCCGCGGCCGCCGGCGTCATGCGTGAGCTTGCCGTCCATGTCACGGTGGATCATGCGCATCTCGTGGACACCTGCGGCACCGGTGGTGATGCCCGGGGCACCTTTAATATCTCCACGGCGACGGCCTTCGTGGTGGCCGCCGCCGGCGGACGGGTGGCCAAGCATGGCAATCGCTCGGTCTCCAGCTCATCCGGCAGTGCCGATCTGCTGCAGACGGCCGGGGCCAGTCTCGACCTCGACGCCGAGGCGGTGGCCGAGTGCATCGAGGCGGTCGGTGTCGGCTTCATCTTCGCGCCGCAGCACCACCTGGCCATGCGCCATGCCATCGGACCGCGCAAGGAGATGGGGGTGCGGACGGTGTTCAACCTGCTGGGGCCGCTGACCAATCCGGCGGGTGCGCCGAACCAGTTGCTCGGGGTGTATGACGCGCGCTGGGTCCGTCCCATCGCTGATGTCCTGCGGATGCTCGGCAGCGAGCGGGTCATGGTGGTCCACTCCGAGGACGGCCTGGACGAGATCAGCATCGCCGCGCCGACCCGCGTGGCCGAACTGCGTGATGGCGAGGTACGGGAATACCGTGTTCGACCGGAGGACTTCGGCCTGGCGTCGGCGTCTCTGGAGCCGCTGCGCGTGGACTCCGCGGAGCGCAGCCTTGAGATCATCAAGGCCATCTTCGACGGCCTGCCCGGGCCGGCTGCCGACCTGGTGGCGCTCAATGCCGGCGCGGCGATCCATGTCGCCGGGCTTGAGGATCACCTTGGGGATGCCGTCAAGCGGGCTGGCGAACTGCTGGCCAGCGGCGCTGTCCGTGAACGCTTTGATCAATTCGTCGCCACGAGTCGTGGTCTGGGAGACTCGGCATGA
- a CDS encoding anthranilate synthase component II, which yields MLLMIDNYDSFTYNLVQYLGELGADVAVYRNDAITVDEIERLRPERIVLSPGPCTPNEAGVSLEVVRRLAGRLPILGVCLGHQAIGQAFGADVIHAGTVMHGKTSWVHHLDRGVFQGLPEPLEATRYHSLVLDAGTLPECLEITAWTELDDGGMEEIMGIRHRELDIEGVQFHPESILTRTGHDLLRNFLARPAAAA from the coding sequence ATGCTGCTGATGATCGATAACTACGACTCGTTCACCTACAACCTGGTGCAGTATCTGGGCGAGCTGGGCGCCGACGTGGCGGTTTATCGCAACGATGCGATCACTGTCGATGAGATTGAGCGCCTGCGGCCGGAGCGCATCGTGCTCTCCCCGGGGCCCTGCACCCCGAACGAGGCGGGCGTGTCGCTGGAGGTGGTCCGACGCCTTGCCGGTCGTCTGCCGATCCTCGGTGTCTGCCTGGGTCACCAGGCGATTGGCCAGGCGTTCGGCGCCGACGTCATTCATGCCGGTACCGTGATGCATGGCAAGACCTCATGGGTGCATCACCTCGACCGGGGTGTGTTCCAGGGACTGCCCGAGCCGCTCGAGGCGACGCGCTATCACTCGCTGGTGCTGGATGCCGGCACGCTGCCGGAATGCCTGGAGATCACCGCCTGGACCGAGCTGGACGACGGCGGCATGGAGGAGATCATGGGGATCCGCCACCGCGAGCTCGATATCGAGGGGGTGCAGTTCCATCCGGAGTCGATCCTCACCCGCACGGGGCATGATCTGTTGCGCAATTTCCTGGCCCGGCCGGCGGCCGCGGCCTGA
- the trpE gene encoding anthranilate synthase component I, with protein MNQDTITQYAREGFNRIPLVRELLADLDTPLSTYLKLAAAAGSYLFESVQGGEKWGRYSIIGLPCRRQYRIHGHRIETWLDGEQMAEAVVDDPLAWVEARHEAVSAAPPEDMPGLPRFLGGLVGYFGYDTIRYIEPRLADCPNPDTLGVPDILLMESEEVLVFDNLAGRLYLVVNVDPSEAGVLARGEARLAALAERLRGEALAYARPTPPRVVAEEDFDSSIERDEYEAMVERIRQYIVDGDCMQVVPSRRMSADYHGRPLDLYRALRCTNPSPYLFFLDFGDFQVVGSSPEILARLEDGEATVRPIAGTRRRGKSAEEDRALEADLLADPKERAEHLMLIDLGRNDIGRVSELGSVRVTDRMTIERYSHVMHIVSNVTGRLRAGLGPMDLLRATHPAGTLSGAPKIRAMEIIDEVEPVKRGVYGGAVGYLSWSGNMDTAIAIRTAVIKDGRVHVQAGGGVVHDSDPAAEWEETVNKGRALFRAVAMAEAGLDQS; from the coding sequence ATGAACCAAGACACCATCACCCAGTATGCCCGTGAGGGTTTCAACCGGATCCCCCTCGTCCGCGAGCTGCTCGCTGATCTGGATACGCCGCTCTCTACCTACCTGAAGCTGGCGGCCGCGGCCGGCAGCTATCTGTTCGAGTCTGTGCAGGGCGGCGAGAAGTGGGGCCGTTATTCCATCATCGGATTGCCCTGCCGGCGTCAGTACCGCATCCACGGTCATCGGATCGAGACATGGCTGGATGGCGAACAGATGGCGGAAGCGGTGGTCGATGATCCGCTGGCCTGGGTCGAGGCGCGTCATGAGGCGGTGAGCGCGGCGCCACCCGAGGATATGCCCGGCCTGCCGCGCTTCCTGGGCGGTCTGGTGGGCTATTTCGGTTACGACACGATCCGCTATATCGAGCCACGCCTCGCCGACTGCCCCAACCCCGACACGCTGGGCGTTCCGGATATCCTGCTGATGGAGTCGGAAGAGGTCCTGGTGTTCGACAATCTGGCGGGCCGGCTGTATCTGGTGGTCAATGTCGATCCGTCCGAAGCAGGGGTGCTGGCGCGTGGCGAGGCGCGCCTTGCGGCACTGGCCGAGCGGCTGCGGGGCGAGGCGCTGGCCTACGCCAGGCCTACGCCGCCACGAGTCGTGGCTGAGGAGGATTTCGACTCGTCCATTGAACGCGATGAATACGAGGCCATGGTCGAGCGGATCCGGCAGTACATCGTCGATGGCGACTGTATGCAGGTGGTGCCGTCGCGACGCATGAGCGCGGACTACCATGGCCGGCCACTGGATCTGTATCGCGCGCTTCGCTGCACCAATCCGTCGCCGTACCTGTTCTTCCTGGATTTCGGTGATTTTCAGGTGGTGGGCTCCTCGCCGGAGATCCTGGCGCGGCTTGAGGATGGTGAGGCCACGGTCCGACCCATCGCGGGGACGCGGCGCCGTGGCAAGAGTGCCGAGGAGGATCGCGCCCTGGAGGCCGATCTGCTTGCCGACCCCAAGGAGCGTGCCGAGCACCTGATGCTCATCGACCTGGGGCGCAATGACATCGGCCGGGTCAGTGAGCTGGGTTCCGTGCGGGTCACCGATCGCATGACCATCGAGCGCTACAGCCACGTGATGCACATCGTCTCCAACGTGACCGGCCGGTTGCGCGCCGGGCTCGGGCCCATGGATCTGCTGCGCGCCACGCATCCCGCCGGCACGTTGAGCGGGGCACCGAAAATCCGTGCCATGGAGATCATTGACGAGGTCGAACCCGTCAAACGCGGCGTCTATGGCGGCGCGGTGGGTTATCTCTCCTGGTCGGGCAATATGGACACCGCCATCGCCATCCGAACGGCGGTCATCAAGGACGGCCGGGTGCATGTCCAGGCCGGTGGGGGTGTCGTGCACGACTCCGATCCCGCCGCGGAATGGGAGGAGACCGTGAACAAGGGCCGCGCGCTGTTCCGTGCGGTGGCCATGGCCGAAGCCGGCCTCGACCAGAGTTGA
- the gph gene encoding phosphoglycolate phosphatase (PGP is an essential enzyme in the glycolate salvage pathway in higher organisms (photorespiration in plants). Phosphoglycolate results from the oxidase activity of RubisCO in the Calvin cycle when concentrations of carbon dioxide are low relative to oxygen. This enzyme is a member of the Haloacid Dehalogenase (HAD) superfamily of aspartate-nucleophile hydrolase enzymes (PF00702).), producing MNLFFPDAVLFDLDGTLVDSAPDLTTAVNRCLADLGRPAIDEDRVRNWIGNGARWLVARALAGRRGIAAEPPQTEAALARFFVHYRDCLHERSVLYAGVADGLARLAVLDLPLAVVTNKPGAFTQPLLEALGIAGRFATLVSGDTLGVKKPDPAPLVHAAEALRVDIQRCLYVGDSAADRDAAHAAGALLVRVPYGYPGDDAVFAEHPADLTLTVPALADRLAALSQSNRMAP from the coding sequence GTGAACCTGTTCTTCCCCGACGCTGTCCTGTTCGATCTTGACGGCACGCTGGTGGACAGCGCGCCCGACCTGACCACGGCGGTCAATCGATGTCTCGCCGATCTCGGCCGCCCGGCAATCGACGAGGACCGGGTCCGCAACTGGATCGGTAACGGGGCCCGGTGGCTGGTCGCCCGTGCGCTCGCCGGCCGGCGCGGGATCGCCGCCGAACCTCCACAGACCGAGGCCGCCCTGGCGCGTTTTTTCGTCCACTATCGCGATTGCCTGCACGAGCGCAGCGTCCTCTATGCCGGCGTTGCGGACGGCCTTGCTCGGCTGGCCGTACTGGATCTCCCGCTCGCGGTGGTGACCAACAAACCCGGCGCCTTCACGCAGCCGCTGCTCGAGGCGCTGGGCATCGCCGGGCGCTTCGCCACCCTGGTCAGTGGCGATACGCTCGGGGTCAAGAAACCCGATCCGGCACCGCTGGTCCACGCCGCGGAGGCCCTGCGGGTCGATATCCAGCGGTGTCTGTATGTGGGGGACTCCGCCGCCGACCGTGATGCGGCCCATGCCGCCGGTGCCCTGCTGGTGCGGGTGCCCTACGGGTATCCGGGCGACGATGCAGTTTTCGCGGAGCATCCGGCAGACTTGACTCTGACCGTTCCGGCCCTGGCCGACCGCCTGGCAGCGCTGTCACAGTCCAACCGGATGGCGCCATGA
- the rpe gene encoding ribulose-phosphate 3-epimerase, protein MQNLVIAPSILAADFACLGEEVDRVLAAGADWVHFDVMDNHYVPNLSFGPVVCQALRRHGVSAPIDVHLMVRPVDQIIPDFAAAGASLISFHPEASDHVDRSLQLIRDQGCQTGLVFNPATPLDCLRYVMDKVDLILLMSVNPGFGGQQFLPGTLDKLREARALIDAQPRPVRLEVDGGVGPDNIDAVVAAGADTVVAGSAIFGRPDYAAVIAEMRERAARAES, encoded by the coding sequence ATGCAGAATCTTGTCATTGCCCCTTCCATTCTCGCCGCCGATTTCGCCTGCCTGGGCGAGGAGGTTGATCGTGTCCTGGCGGCGGGTGCCGACTGGGTGCACTTCGATGTCATGGACAACCACTATGTGCCCAACCTCAGTTTCGGGCCGGTGGTCTGCCAGGCCCTGCGCCGGCACGGTGTCAGCGCGCCGATTGATGTCCACCTGATGGTGCGGCCGGTCGACCAGATCATTCCGGATTTCGCCGCCGCCGGGGCGAGTCTGATCAGTTTTCATCCCGAGGCGAGTGACCACGTCGATCGCAGCCTGCAGCTGATCCGCGATCAGGGCTGCCAGACAGGGCTTGTGTTCAACCCGGCGACGCCGCTGGACTGCCTGCGCTATGTCATGGACAAGGTCGACCTCATCCTGCTGATGTCGGTCAACCCCGGCTTCGGCGGCCAGCAGTTCCTGCCCGGCACCCTCGATAAGCTGCGCGAGGCCCGCGCGCTGATCGACGCCCAGCCGCGCCCGGTTCGTCTGGAGGTGGATGGCGGCGTCGGCCCGGACAACATCGATGCGGTGGTGGCGGCCGGCGCGGATACGGTGGTCGCCGGCTCGGCGATCTTCGGCAGGCCCGACTATGCCGCGGTGATCGCCGAGATGCGTGAGCGGGCGGCCCGGGCCGAATCGTGA
- a CDS encoding TetR/AcrR family transcriptional regulator translates to MPVPSRRRPRGEMRQRILRLAAEWLQQRGYHGFSFGQIANALEIQSSAVHYHFPSKSDLVSAVFARYRVEFAWWREQMGHSRYGPLEQVGRFLDLEARNIEGERVCPLGVAGVEYASLPAEACAEAEGLRDDLADWLTATLDAGRLEGRLDFPGDAGDQARVIMAAAQGALQLVRLHGREDFAAVRRAILTGLTPRGV, encoded by the coding sequence ATGCCGGTCCCCAGCCGGCGACGTCCCCGCGGGGAGATGCGCCAGCGTATCCTGCGCCTGGCCGCCGAGTGGCTGCAGCAGCGGGGTTATCACGGGTTCAGCTTTGGCCAGATCGCCAATGCGCTGGAAATCCAGAGCAGTGCGGTGCACTACCACTTCCCTTCCAAATCCGATCTGGTGAGCGCCGTGTTCGCGCGCTACCGCGTCGAGTTTGCCTGGTGGCGGGAGCAGATGGGCCACAGTCGCTATGGGCCACTGGAGCAGGTCGGCCGGTTCCTCGACCTCGAGGCGCGGAACATCGAAGGCGAACGGGTCTGCCCGCTGGGGGTGGCCGGTGTGGAATACGCCAGTCTGCCGGCCGAGGCCTGTGCCGAGGCGGAAGGTCTGCGGGATGATCTGGCCGACTGGCTGACGGCCACGCTTGATGCCGGGCGGCTTGAGGGCAGGCTGGACTTCCCAGGCGATGCCGGCGATCAGGCGAGGGTGATCATGGCGGCGGCCCAGGGCGCGCTGCAGCTTGTCCGCCTGCATGGCCGCGAGGACTTCGCGGCGGTACGCCGGGCCATTCTCACCGGGCTCACCCCGCGCGGCGTCTGA
- the moaB gene encoding molybdenum cofactor biosynthesis protein B, giving the protein MSAERDFVPLDLAILTVSDTRGPADDRSGDTLADLATAAGHRIAARDIVIDDRYQIRRMVSAWIADASVQVIMTTGGTGFTARDVTPEAVRVLFDREIPGFGELFRQISRESIGTSMLQSRVVAGIANGTLIAALPGSTGACRDGWNGILADQLNVRHRPCNLAELALGA; this is encoded by the coding sequence GTGAGCGCAGAGCGCGATTTTGTTCCCCTGGACCTTGCCATCCTGACCGTATCGGATACGCGCGGGCCGGCCGATGACCGCTCCGGCGACACCCTGGCAGACCTTGCCACCGCGGCCGGGCATCGCATCGCGGCGCGGGACATCGTCATCGATGACCGCTACCAGATTCGTCGCATGGTCTCCGCCTGGATTGCCGATGCATCGGTGCAGGTCATTATGACCACCGGCGGGACGGGGTTTACGGCGCGGGATGTCACCCCGGAGGCGGTCCGGGTGCTGTTCGATCGCGAGATACCGGGCTTCGGCGAGCTCTTCCGGCAGATTTCCCGGGAGAGCATCGGCACATCCATGCTGCAGTCCCGCGTCGTGGCGGGCATTGCCAATGGCACCCTGATCGCCGCGCTGCCCGGGTCCACCGGGGCCTGTCGCGACGGCTGGAACGGCATCCTCGCCGACCAGCTGAATGTCCGTCACCGGCCCTGTAACCTGGCCGAACTGGCGCTCGGGGCCTGA
- a CDS encoding NAD(P)/FAD-dependent oxidoreductase, translated as MESRKIAVVGAGVAGIGTAWLLAQRHEVTLFEANDRLGGHSNTVACDLPEGEIPVDTGFIVYNEPNYPQLSALFRHLDVPTHESNMSFAFAATDIDLEYAGSGLGTLFAQRRNLLRPRFWGMVRDILRFNREANERLASGRGHDLSLGELLDELGMGEAFRRYYLLPMSAAIWSCPQDVMLRFPARSFLRFFYNHGLIQLRDRPQWRTVAGGSREYIRRMRPAIQHVHTATPVRSVTRLASGVRLAGDAGELGEYDAVVMAAHGDQTLAMLDQPSEAEARLLGAFGYQANDAWLHTDPALMPKRRAVWSSWNHLTAQSVDGRQPVSVTYWMNRLQSLATDTDVMVTLNPLQDPAPETVIRRQHYDHPVFDQAAVAAQTALPEIQGVDRVWYCGSYHGYGFHEDAFSSAVRVAERLGAPPPWAGDARPIDSQVPLNTPAPLGAGATP; from the coding sequence ATGGAATCCCGCAAGATCGCCGTCGTCGGCGCCGGTGTAGCCGGCATTGGCACGGCCTGGCTGCTCGCGCAGCGTCACGAGGTCACGCTGTTTGAGGCCAATGACCGCCTGGGCGGGCACAGCAATACGGTCGCCTGCGACCTGCCCGAGGGCGAGATCCCGGTGGACACCGGCTTCATCGTCTACAACGAACCCAACTACCCCCAGCTCTCGGCGCTCTTCCGGCATCTTGACGTGCCCACGCACGAGTCGAACATGTCCTTTGCCTTCGCCGCCACGGACATCGACCTGGAATACGCGGGCAGCGGCCTCGGGACGCTGTTCGCCCAGCGACGCAACCTGCTACGGCCGCGTTTCTGGGGCATGGTACGGGATATCCTGCGCTTCAATCGCGAAGCCAACGAGCGCCTGGCCAGCGGTCGCGGTCACGATCTGAGCCTGGGCGAACTGCTCGATGAGCTGGGCATGGGGGAGGCGTTCCGGCGCTACTATCTGCTGCCCATGAGCGCGGCGATATGGTCCTGCCCGCAGGACGTAATGCTGCGATTCCCGGCCCGCTCGTTTCTGCGGTTCTTCTACAACCACGGGCTCATCCAGCTCCGCGACCGTCCGCAGTGGCGCACGGTCGCCGGCGGCAGCCGCGAGTACATCCGGCGCATGCGTCCCGCCATCCAGCATGTCCACACGGCCACCCCGGTGCGCTCGGTCACGCGCCTGGCATCGGGCGTACGCCTGGCCGGGGATGCCGGCGAGCTGGGCGAATACGACGCCGTGGTCATGGCGGCGCATGGTGATCAGACCCTGGCCATGCTCGATCAGCCGAGCGAAGCCGAAGCGCGCCTGCTGGGCGCCTTCGGCTATCAGGCCAACGATGCCTGGCTGCATACCGACCCGGCCCTCATGCCAAAACGCCGGGCGGTCTGGTCATCATGGAACCATCTCACCGCACAAAGCGTCGACGGGAGACAGCCCGTTTCGGTGACTTACTGGATGAATCGACTGCAATCGCTTGCCACCGACACCGACGTGATGGTCACGCTCAACCCCTTGCAGGACCCGGCTCCGGAGACCGTTATCCGTCGCCAGCACTACGACCATCCGGTCTTCGATCAGGCGGCGGTGGCCGCCCAGACGGCGCTACCGGAGATTCAGGGCGTCGACCGGGTCTGGTACTGCGGCAGCTATCACGGCTACGGCTTCCACGAAGACGCCTTCAGCAGCGCCGTCCGCGTCGCCGAGCGGCTCGGTGCACCGCCGCCCTGGGCCGGCGACGCCAGGCCGATCGACTCGCAGGTCCCGCTGAACACGCCCGCACCGCTGGGGGCCGGGGCCACGCCCTGA
- a CDS encoding DUF1365 domain-containing protein, translating into MQDDDLVIYTGRLIHERRVAPRYRFAYRVFSLLLDIDRLDEADRRYRLFSHNRFNLIGFRDRDHGPKDGSPLRPWIDDQLAAAGIDLDGGRVQILCYPRVLGYVFNPLTLWFCRHADGSLRAVLCEVRNTFGDWHGYLLHDNGTALPERLRDQAGKVFHVSPFLPKEGHYRFRLQTPGEHYGATVNWHNAEDPDQPALIAVQSGERCLGGDRGLLRVALTVPLLTLKVIAAIHWQALKIWLRGGRFHRRPAPPDSEISQ; encoded by the coding sequence ATGCAGGACGACGACCTCGTCATCTACACCGGTCGGCTGATCCATGAGCGTCGCGTGGCACCGCGCTATCGGTTTGCCTATCGCGTCTTCAGCCTGCTGCTGGACATTGACCGGCTCGACGAGGCCGACCGGCGATATCGGCTCTTTTCGCACAACCGCTTCAACCTGATCGGATTCCGTGACCGCGACCATGGCCCCAAGGATGGCTCGCCACTGCGCCCCTGGATTGATGACCAGCTGGCGGCCGCCGGGATTGATCTGGACGGTGGCCGTGTGCAGATCCTTTGTTACCCGCGGGTGCTGGGCTACGTCTTCAACCCACTGACGCTGTGGTTCTGCCGACACGCGGACGGCAGCCTGCGGGCGGTGCTCTGCGAGGTGCGCAACACCTTCGGCGACTGGCACGGCTATCTGCTGCATGACAACGGCACGGCGCTGCCGGAGCGTCTGCGCGACCAGGCCGGCAAGGTGTTCCATGTCTCGCCGTTCCTCCCCAAAGAGGGTCATTACCGCTTTCGCCTCCAGACGCCGGGCGAGCATTACGGCGCGACGGTCAACTGGCATAATGCCGAGGATCCAGACCAGCCGGCCCTGATCGCCGTGCAGTCCGGTGAACGTTGCCTGGGCGGCGATCGGGGCTTGCTCCGCGTGGCGCTCACGGTACCTTTGTTAACGCTGAAGGTGATCGCCGCCATACACTGGCAGGCGCTCAAAATCTGGCTCCGGGGCGGTCGATTCCATCGCCGACCGGCGCCGCCGGATTCGGAGATCAGCCAATGA